A window of the Euzebya pacifica genome harbors these coding sequences:
- a CDS encoding TIGR00266 family protein, which yields MSTAPGWYQAEGDPPGTHRYWDGQQWASDAQPIGQQQGQPPQAATPAPGVGGQFGTRQAVQGSHEVDFEIFGDDMQFVEVELDPGETVIGEAGAMMYIEDGISFEVKMGDGSEPEQGLFKKLGGAAKRAVSGESIFLTHFTNHGAGKARVAFAAPYPGSVLAVDLEDVGGRLIVQKDGFLAAAYGTRIGVAFNRKLGAGLLGGEGFILQDLQGDGNVFVHAGGTVVERTLNNSTLRIDTGCIVAMESTIAYNIERAGNLKSSFFGGEGLFLATLSGTGRVWLQSLPFERLASRVARSVGTGGSGGDQSGFNINFG from the coding sequence ATGTCGACCGCACCGGGCTGGTACCAGGCCGAGGGCGATCCTCCCGGCACCCATCGCTACTGGGATGGACAGCAGTGGGCTTCCGACGCCCAGCCGATCGGCCAGCAGCAGGGCCAGCCGCCACAGGCCGCCACCCCTGCACCGGGGGTCGGGGGCCAGTTCGGCACCCGCCAGGCGGTCCAGGGCAGCCACGAGGTCGACTTCGAGATCTTCGGCGACGACATGCAGTTCGTCGAGGTCGAGCTCGACCCGGGCGAGACGGTCATCGGCGAGGCGGGCGCGATGATGTACATCGAGGACGGCATCAGCTTCGAGGTGAAGATGGGCGACGGCTCCGAACCCGAGCAGGGCCTGTTCAAGAAGCTCGGCGGCGCTGCCAAGCGTGCGGTGTCCGGCGAGAGCATCTTCCTGACCCACTTCACCAACCACGGCGCAGGCAAGGCCCGCGTGGCATTCGCCGCCCCGTACCCCGGTTCGGTCCTCGCCGTGGACCTCGAGGACGTGGGCGGTCGGCTGATCGTGCAGAAGGACGGCTTCCTGGCGGCGGCCTACGGGACCCGCATCGGCGTGGCGTTCAACCGCAAGCTCGGCGCGGGCCTGCTGGGCGGCGAGGGGTTCATCCTGCAGGACCTGCAGGGCGACGGGAACGTCTTCGTCCACGCCGGCGGCACCGTGGTCGAGCGCACCCTGAACAACTCGACCCTGCGCATCGACACCGGCTGCATCGTCGCGATGGAGTCGACGATCGCCTACAACATCGAACGCGCCGGCAACCTGAAGTCCTCGTTCTTCGGCGGCGAGGGCCTGTTCCTGGCCACCCTCAGCGGCACCGGTCGCGTGTGGCTGCAGTCGTTGCCGTTCGAGCGGCTGGCCAGCCGTGTTGCACGGTCGGTCGGGACCGGCGGCAGCGGTGGGGACCAATCAGGGTTCAACATCAACTTCGGCTGA
- a CDS encoding DUF3097 family protein translates to MNRRPRYVADVLAVPSKKRPPPREVSLRLGIRLTDRSTRFTGRVVEVDGKIITLEADDDGGRRAFPFEPDRFAQDGKPVRVTRGGVAINRPATLTSASGAVVAKKVTPKVARASRIWVEGKHDAQLLEKVWGDELRELAIVVEPLHGADDLAAEVRSFSPGPTRRLGVLLDHLVSGSKESRIAAEVHDPNVLITGHPFVDVWAGVRPKVLGLKAWPTVPKGQPWKEGVAAALGVADHRDVWRRALGGVQSFADLETPLIGAVEQLLDFLTEHDG, encoded by the coding sequence ATGAACCGCCGTCCCCGCTACGTCGCCGACGTCCTGGCCGTCCCGTCGAAGAAGCGCCCGCCGCCCCGCGAGGTCAGCCTGCGACTCGGCATCCGCCTGACCGACCGCTCCACCCGGTTCACCGGCCGGGTCGTGGAGGTCGACGGGAAGATCATCACCCTGGAGGCCGACGACGACGGCGGCCGCCGGGCCTTCCCCTTCGAGCCCGACCGCTTCGCCCAGGACGGAAAGCCGGTCCGGGTCACCCGCGGGGGCGTGGCGATCAACCGGCCGGCCACGTTGACGTCGGCGAGCGGCGCGGTCGTGGCGAAGAAGGTCACCCCGAAGGTGGCCCGGGCCTCGCGCATCTGGGTCGAGGGCAAGCACGACGCCCAGCTGCTGGAGAAGGTCTGGGGCGACGAGCTGCGGGAGCTCGCCATCGTCGTCGAGCCGCTCCACGGTGCCGACGACCTCGCCGCGGAGGTGCGCAGCTTCTCGCCCGGCCCGACCAGACGGCTCGGGGTGCTGCTGGATCACCTCGTGAGCGGGTCCAAGGAGTCACGGATCGCCGCGGAGGTGCACGACCCCAACGTGCTGATCACGGGCCACCCGTTCGTCGACGTGTGGGCCGGTGTGCGACCGAAGGTCCTCGGGCTGAAGGCCTGGCCGACGGTGCCCAAGGGGCAGCCGTGGAAGGAGGGTGTGGCGGCCGCGCTCGGCGTGGCCGATCACCGTGACGTGTGGCGGCGAGCGCTCGGAGGGGTCCAGTCCTTCGCCGACCTCGAGACCCCGCTGATCGGTGCGGTCGAGCAGCTCCTGGACTTCCTGACCGAGCACGACGGGTAG
- a CDS encoding amidohydrolase family protein — MRDTTWDILITDGLVFDGHGTMPTTEDVAIADGRIVARGRDLDPALASRVVEAAGRWVLPGMLDIHTHYDLEVELAPGLPEAARHGTTTVVMSNCSLGTTYGHQRRDNGEYVEDPIIDCFARVENIPKHVLTRAADEMDWTTSEEYLAHLDDQPLGANVVPQIPHSMLRAQVMGLRDSVNRDPSHDEIVRMGQLLNRAMKEGYAGFSTDALPFHYLSNDPNRKTKIPTQWTTREELKTLTHVVRHHDRVWQGTPPKDSPVDTVKTFGLTSGRLFGSPLRTTIVAAMDVNTDRTILPLAKVLMAVFNSRLVDGNFRMQALAAEFKVWADGPLTPLCEEIPELRELNEPDLEDREGRTAILDDPDWQARFRTMWNAGKDGKGLRGFLKKVRIEPWALPTDHEKLVIDGNKPVAAWKGLTFADLQRRVEAFRAGRLDTTTAEAAELRAFPADVDDDANVVIHLLRTYDLDFRWYAITANSDRRAAKAALTHRYTLPGFNDSGAHLTNMAFYDANLRGLQWVMDDGLAAVSRHIMRLTKEPADFWQVDAGTLDVGAVADVVVIDPARLRGWDPESTIELTYRDDLGDEVMVNRPEGIVTTTVVGGTVAWDGVDVAPEVGKVRLGRTLLAVNG; from the coding sequence ATGCGCGACACCACCTGGGACATCCTGATCACCGACGGCCTGGTCTTCGACGGCCACGGCACCATGCCGACCACCGAGGACGTGGCGATCGCGGACGGTCGCATCGTTGCGCGTGGCCGCGACCTCGACCCCGCGCTCGCGTCACGCGTGGTGGAGGCAGCGGGGCGCTGGGTGCTGCCGGGGATGCTCGACATCCACACCCACTACGACCTCGAGGTCGAGCTCGCGCCGGGCCTGCCGGAGGCCGCTCGCCACGGCACGACGACCGTCGTCATGTCCAACTGCTCGCTCGGGACCACCTACGGGCACCAGCGGCGCGACAACGGCGAGTACGTCGAGGACCCGATCATCGACTGCTTCGCGCGAGTGGAGAACATCCCCAAGCACGTCCTGACCCGCGCCGCCGACGAGATGGACTGGACCACCAGCGAGGAGTACCTGGCCCACCTCGACGACCAGCCGCTGGGCGCCAACGTGGTCCCGCAGATCCCCCACTCGATGCTGCGCGCGCAGGTCATGGGGCTGCGCGACTCGGTCAACCGCGACCCCTCCCACGACGAGATCGTCCGCATGGGGCAGCTGCTGAACAGGGCCATGAAGGAGGGCTACGCCGGCTTCTCCACCGACGCGCTGCCCTTCCACTACCTGTCCAACGACCCCAACCGGAAGACCAAGATCCCCACGCAGTGGACGACCCGTGAGGAGCTCAAGACCCTCACCCACGTCGTGCGCCACCACGACCGGGTGTGGCAGGGCACGCCGCCCAAGGACTCTCCCGTCGACACGGTGAAGACCTTCGGCCTGACCTCCGGCCGGCTGTTCGGCTCGCCGCTGCGAACCACCATCGTCGCGGCCATGGACGTCAACACCGACCGGACCATCCTTCCGCTGGCCAAGGTGCTGATGGCGGTCTTCAACTCACGGCTCGTGGACGGCAACTTCCGCATGCAGGCGCTGGCCGCGGAGTTCAAGGTCTGGGCCGACGGTCCGCTGACCCCGCTGTGCGAGGAGATCCCCGAGCTGCGCGAGCTCAACGAGCCCGACCTCGAGGACCGCGAGGGCCGCACGGCCATCCTCGACGACCCCGACTGGCAGGCCCGGTTCCGCACGATGTGGAACGCCGGCAAGGACGGGAAGGGCCTGCGTGGGTTCCTGAAGAAGGTCCGCATCGAGCCGTGGGCCCTGCCGACGGACCACGAGAAGCTCGTCATCGACGGCAACAAGCCGGTCGCGGCGTGGAAGGGCCTGACCTTCGCCGACCTGCAGCGGCGGGTCGAGGCGTTCCGTGCCGGGCGGCTGGACACCACGACGGCGGAGGCTGCCGAGCTGCGGGCCTTCCCCGCCGACGTCGACGACGACGCCAACGTCGTGATCCACCTGCTGCGTACCTACGACCTTGACTTCCGCTGGTACGCGATCACCGCCAACTCCGACCGGAGGGCCGCCAAGGCCGCGCTGACCCACCGGTACACGCTGCCCGGCTTCAACGACTCCGGCGCCCACCTGACCAACATGGCCTTCTACGACGCCAACCTGCGCGGCCTGCAGTGGGTGATGGACGACGGCCTCGCCGCGGTGAGCCGCCACATCATGCGGCTGACGAAGGAGCCCGCCGACTTCTGGCAGGTCGACGCCGGCACCCTGGACGTCGGCGCGGTGGCCGACGTCGTCGTGATCGACCCGGCGCGGCTCCGCGGTTGGGACCCCGAGTCCACCATCGAGCTGACCTACCGCGACGACCTGGGCGACGAGGTCATGGTCAACCGACCCGAGGGCATCGTCACCACGACCGTGGTCGGCGGGACCGTCGCCTGGGACGGCGTGGACGTCGCCCCCGAGGTCGGCAAGGTCCGGCTGGGCCGAACGCTGCTGGCGGTCAACGGCTGA
- a CDS encoding diguanylate cyclase domain-containing protein: MATTDTRARTLPTDTTGLPADDATERRAGGTLPRIDAVTIGLVIVVLLLGGVALEAFRGTGAVMAHIDHLRDQDVALLDTLHDLRSRDLETERLVGQYLTRGDADRAALLTEIVGLLGASRDDRQRLGDLAHPADRVAIDAASAAGSRVAEVHSSALRLAGEGSPGEAAALFFADGTAATEAYRAGLEELLVAQGAEVQSQFDGVRQETDTARVLVSSVLLVVILLLVLVGRMNRRQRRQAQQRSAERDAFSADQAMRGRMHSAFEMSLTENAALETARDAVRQELPGWRAELLMADSSAAHLHRVATTHPDATEPSCAVATPMDCPAIRRGAALCFDDADAYDTCPQLRGRDLTGGTAVCSPVKVMGKSVGILHSIAPTPPASNHLQRLEAIVQTSGDRVGVLRAFATTRTQAERDPLTGLLNRRSLEDAVGGLAAQDVPYSVAFCDLDHFKRINDTHGHAAGDRALRQFGRVLDSTFRPGDLVGRWGGEEFVIVLAETSPEEAADAVERVRSSLAMALLVGDTPSFTVSAGIAGPTDDFETAVARADAALLEAKRRGRDRVLRHDALVDAEPAG, translated from the coding sequence GTGGCCACGACTGACACGCGCGCGAGGACCCTGCCCACCGACACGACGGGCCTGCCGGCCGACGACGCGACCGAACGGCGCGCCGGGGGCACCCTGCCGCGCATCGACGCGGTCACCATCGGCCTCGTCATCGTGGTGCTGTTGCTGGGAGGCGTGGCGTTGGAGGCGTTTCGGGGAACCGGCGCCGTCATGGCGCACATCGACCACCTCCGGGACCAGGACGTCGCGCTCCTCGACACGCTCCACGACCTGCGCAGCAGGGACCTCGAGACCGAACGTCTGGTGGGCCAGTACCTGACACGGGGCGACGCCGACCGTGCCGCCCTCCTGACCGAGATCGTCGGGCTCCTCGGGGCCTCGAGGGACGACCGGCAGCGGCTCGGGGACCTTGCCCACCCCGCCGACCGCGTGGCCATCGACGCGGCGTCCGCTGCAGGGTCGCGGGTGGCTGAGGTGCACAGCAGCGCCCTCCGGCTGGCCGGCGAGGGCAGCCCCGGCGAGGCCGCGGCGCTGTTCTTCGCCGACGGCACCGCGGCGACCGAGGCGTACCGAGCTGGGCTCGAGGAGCTCCTCGTCGCACAGGGGGCCGAGGTGCAGAGCCAGTTCGACGGGGTGCGGCAGGAAACCGACACCGCTCGTGTCCTCGTCTCCAGCGTGCTCCTGGTGGTCATCCTGCTGCTCGTGCTCGTCGGCCGCATGAACCGGCGCCAGCGACGGCAGGCCCAGCAGCGCTCGGCCGAACGTGACGCCTTCTCCGCCGACCAGGCGATGCGGGGGCGGATGCACAGCGCCTTCGAGATGTCGCTGACCGAGAACGCGGCACTCGAGACCGCCCGGGACGCCGTACGCCAGGAGCTGCCCGGCTGGCGGGCCGAGCTGCTGATGGCGGACTCCTCCGCCGCCCACCTGCACCGTGTCGCCACCACCCATCCCGACGCCACCGAACCGTCGTGCGCCGTGGCCACACCCATGGACTGCCCGGCCATCCGCCGCGGCGCGGCACTGTGCTTCGACGACGCCGACGCCTACGACACCTGCCCCCAGCTCCGCGGTCGCGACCTGACGGGCGGGACGGCCGTGTGCAGCCCGGTGAAGGTCATGGGCAAGTCGGTCGGCATCCTGCACAGCATCGCTCCGACCCCACCCGCGTCGAACCACCTGCAACGCCTCGAGGCCATCGTGCAGACGTCCGGTGATCGGGTCGGGGTCCTCCGTGCCTTCGCGACCACCCGGACGCAGGCCGAGCGCGACCCGCTGACCGGCCTGCTCAACCGCCGCAGCCTCGAGGACGCCGTGGGAGGCCTGGCGGCCCAGGACGTGCCCTACAGCGTGGCGTTCTGCGACCTCGACCACTTCAAGCGGATCAACGACACCCACGGCCATGCCGCCGGTGACCGCGCGCTGCGCCAGTTCGGCCGTGTGCTGGACTCGACGTTCCGACCCGGCGACCTCGTCGGCCGCTGGGGTGGCGAGGAGTTCGTCATCGTCCTGGCCGAGACCTCACCGGAGGAGGCCGCCGACGCCGTGGAGCGCGTGCGAAGCAGCCTCGCGATGGCCCTGCTGGTTGGCGACACCCCGTCCTTCACGGTCTCTGCCGGCATCGCCGGCCCCACTGACGACTTCGAGACCGCCGTCGCCCGCGCCGACGCGGCCCTGCTCGAGGCCAAGCGCCGCGGCCGCGATCGTGTGCTCCGACACGACGCGCTGGTGGACGCCGAACCCGCCGGCTGA
- a CDS encoding cold-shock protein, with product MATGTVKFFNSEKGFGFIQPDDGGKDIFVHFSNIAGSGYRNLEENQKVEFEVGPGRKGDEARDVKPL from the coding sequence GTGGCAACAGGAACAGTGAAGTTCTTCAACTCCGAGAAGGGGTTCGGGTTCATCCAGCCCGACGACGGAGGGAAGGACATTTTTGTCCATTTCTCGAACATCGCAGGTAGCGGGTACCGCAACCTCGAAGAGAACCAGAAGGTCGAGTTCGAGGTCGGCCCAGGACGCAAGGGTGACGAAGCCCGCGATGTGAAGCCCCTCTAG
- a CDS encoding histidine phosphatase family protein, with protein MSEPVRQYRFQPAPGACDLLLVRHGESAPAVEGQPFPTVGGHADPPLDPQGQDEGRRVAERLKGEEISAIYVTTLQRTQQTAAPLAAELGLEPRVEPELREVFLGEWEGGLLRIRAREQHPIAKEMFEKGDWGIIPGAEPREDFARRVRAGITRIAEAHPDQRVVAFVHGGVIGMVMHLACGSHPFAFVGAENGSINHIVVTEDRWIVRRFNDTGHLATDLDKPIQPLT; from the coding sequence ATGTCGGAGCCCGTTCGCCAGTACCGCTTCCAGCCCGCCCCCGGTGCGTGTGATCTGCTGCTGGTCCGCCACGGCGAGTCCGCCCCGGCCGTGGAGGGGCAGCCCTTCCCGACCGTCGGCGGCCATGCCGACCCGCCCCTGGACCCGCAGGGGCAGGACGAGGGCCGGCGGGTCGCCGAGCGGCTGAAGGGGGAGGAGATCTCCGCCATCTACGTCACGACGCTGCAGCGGACCCAGCAGACCGCTGCGCCGTTGGCCGCCGAGCTGGGCCTCGAACCCCGCGTGGAACCGGAGCTCCGCGAGGTGTTCCTGGGGGAGTGGGAGGGCGGCCTGCTGCGCATCCGTGCCCGCGAACAGCACCCCATCGCCAAGGAGATGTTCGAGAAGGGCGACTGGGGCATCATCCCCGGCGCCGAGCCACGGGAGGACTTCGCCCGTCGGGTCAGGGCCGGCATCACCCGCATCGCCGAGGCACACCCGGACCAGCGTGTCGTGGCGTTCGTGCACGGCGGGGTCATCGGCATGGTCATGCACCTGGCCTGTGGCAGCCACCCGTTCGCCTTCGTCGGTGCCGAGAACGGGTCGATCAACCACATCGTCGTCACCGAGGACCGCTGGATCGTCCGGCGCTTCAACGACACCGGCCACCTCGCCACCGACCTCGACAAGCCGATCCAGCCGCTGACCTGA
- a CDS encoding aromatic amino acid transaminase, whose translation MLDALQPLPPDPILGTTVACRNDPNPLKVDLGVGVYKDDNGTTPIFRSVLQAEQRVLADQATKAYVSPPGDARFISGITRELFGADHAVVTGARVGAVQAPGGSGALRLGAGLLLRAKGDTQLWVPAPTWGNHIPLMGAAGLDMQQYPYYDKQTHVIEFEAMVDTLKQRGPGDVVLLHGCCHNPCGADLTREQWDTIGDLAEERGFTPYVDFAYHGLAEGMDADAYGVRMLADRLPELLVAYSASKNFGLYRERTGLALTITATADGASTATSQMANIARELYSMPPAHGASIVGEILDDEVLTADWKAEVGQMRERINGLRAMLSEHLRTATDSTDFDYIAGERGMFSFLGLSPEQVTALQNDHSVYPIPSSRVNIAGVTEENVARVAAGIAAVR comes from the coding sequence ATGCTCGATGCCCTCCAGCCCCTGCCGCCCGACCCGATCCTCGGCACCACCGTCGCGTGCCGCAACGACCCCAACCCGCTGAAGGTCGACCTCGGCGTGGGTGTCTACAAGGACGACAACGGCACGACGCCGATCTTCCGTTCCGTCCTGCAGGCCGAGCAGCGGGTGCTGGCCGATCAGGCGACGAAGGCCTACGTGTCGCCCCCGGGTGACGCCCGGTTCATCAGCGGGATCACCCGTGAGCTGTTCGGGGCCGACCACGCCGTCGTCACCGGCGCGCGCGTGGGGGCGGTCCAGGCGCCCGGCGGCTCGGGGGCGCTCCGCCTCGGGGCTGGCCTGCTGCTGCGGGCCAAGGGCGACACCCAGCTGTGGGTCCCCGCGCCCACGTGGGGCAACCACATCCCCCTGATGGGTGCGGCTGGGCTGGACATGCAGCAGTACCCCTACTACGACAAGCAGACCCACGTCATCGAGTTCGAGGCGATGGTCGACACGCTCAAGCAGCGTGGGCCCGGCGACGTGGTGCTGCTCCACGGCTGCTGCCACAACCCGTGCGGCGCCGACCTGACCCGCGAGCAGTGGGACACCATCGGTGACCTCGCCGAGGAACGGGGCTTCACCCCCTACGTCGATTTCGCCTACCACGGGCTCGCCGAGGGCATGGACGCCGACGCCTATGGCGTGCGCATGCTGGCCGACCGCCTGCCCGAGCTGCTGGTGGCCTACTCGGCGTCCAAGAACTTCGGGCTGTACCGCGAGCGGACGGGCCTGGCCCTGACCATCACCGCAACCGCCGACGGCGCATCGACGGCGACCAGCCAGATGGCCAACATCGCCCGGGAGCTGTACTCGATGCCCCCCGCCCACGGCGCGTCCATCGTCGGGGAGATCCTCGACGACGAAGTACTCACCGCGGACTGGAAGGCCGAGGTGGGTCAGATGCGCGAACGGATCAACGGCCTTCGGGCGATGTTGTCGGAGCACCTTCGCACCGCAACCGACTCCACTGACTTCGACTACATCGCTGGCGAACGTGGCATGTTCAGCTTCCTCGGCCTGTCGCCGGAGCAGGTGACCGCGCTGCAGAACGACCACAGTGTGTACCCAATCCCGTCGAGCCGTGTGAACATCGCCGGTGTGACCGAGGAGAACGTGGCACGCGTCGCCGCAGGCATCGCGGCGGTTCGCTGA
- a CDS encoding HPP family protein, producing the protein MTEPAPHPFAPPPPPERAQPLEGLALEPLQRRFGAVPVLGAYALVNGLISIAVMTAAALVTGVPLVFPSLGPTAYLLFSDPLGAAAAPRNTILGHVIGVLAGWGSLAVFGLQNVGAADAMGATPGRIGAAAVSLAVTSGLMVWLRLPHPPAAATTLIVSLGILPRVDELVVLVLAVILLAAQGWIINRLAGVPVPLWSPRREPLVVRPGGMSG; encoded by the coding sequence GTGACCGAGCCGGCCCCGCACCCCTTCGCCCCACCTCCTCCACCGGAACGTGCACAACCGCTGGAGGGGCTGGCGCTGGAACCGCTCCAGCGGCGGTTCGGCGCCGTCCCAGTCCTTGGCGCCTATGCACTGGTCAACGGGCTGATCTCGATCGCGGTGATGACCGCGGCGGCCCTGGTGACCGGGGTGCCCCTGGTCTTCCCCTCGCTCGGCCCCACGGCATACCTGCTGTTCAGCGACCCGTTGGGGGCGGCCGCGGCGCCGCGCAACACGATCCTCGGGCACGTCATCGGAGTGCTCGCGGGCTGGGGGTCACTCGCGGTCTTCGGGCTGCAGAACGTCGGGGCAGCGGATGCGATGGGGGCGACCCCCGGCAGGATCGGCGCCGCCGCGGTGTCCCTCGCGGTGACATCCGGGCTGATGGTGTGGCTCCGCCTGCCGCATCCGCCGGCGGCAGCCACGACCCTGATCGTCTCCCTCGGGATCCTCCCGCGCGTCGACGAGCTCGTCGTCCTCGTGCTGGCCGTGATCCTGCTGGCCGCCCAGGGGTGGATCATCAACCGCCTGGCAGGTGTCCCCGTTCCGCTGTGGTCCCCGCGTCGCGAACCGCTCGTGGTCCGGCCCGGCGGCATGTCTGGCTGA
- a CDS encoding S8 family serine peptidase — MSLPHRFAAPRVLSLFAVLLLAAALVAAGGRAADAGASDLLDVDVAEATGDVLAIVHPADDVSLADAVAGALDAGLLVAGEFPNVGVFGATGAVSAFNALAGTGLIERVEANHQLRLFTDSSHTATRGQAVLDGAVNGTPYDGSGVGVAVVDSGHDGTHPDLSANTASNVKIIFPTTAAVPFPDTDTISGGGHGTHVSGIVMGDGSASNGQYHGAAPGASLYGISAGTAISVHSALGGLEWVLANHDQVSPAIKVVNNSWGSAAGDYNPGDAISIAVGNLIDEGVTVVFAAGNDGGNGSAQATSPTCVDPTPGLICVASYDDQGTGTRTGTVSTFSSRGRSGQVNTYPDVSAPGTDITSTCRLTLPICATGSQVFSPLNTYSVLSGTSMAAPHIAGIAAQLYQANPGLTPAQVEDILEDTALQFTDGAAYEADPSNPTTTTSVDKGHGLVDVVAAVTEALAR; from the coding sequence ATGTCCCTGCCCCACCGTTTCGCCGCCCCCCGGGTCCTGTCCCTGTTCGCGGTCCTCCTGCTGGCCGCGGCGCTCGTCGCCGCTGGCGGCCGCGCGGCCGACGCCGGCGCCAGCGACCTGCTCGACGTCGATGTCGCCGAGGCCACCGGCGACGTGCTCGCCATCGTGCACCCCGCCGACGACGTGTCGCTGGCTGACGCCGTCGCGGGCGCACTCGACGCCGGACTGCTGGTCGCCGGAGAGTTCCCCAACGTCGGCGTGTTCGGCGCCACCGGCGCGGTCAGCGCCTTCAACGCCCTCGCCGGCACCGGCCTGATCGAGCGGGTCGAGGCCAACCACCAGCTGCGCCTGTTCACCGACTCCTCCCACACCGCCACCCGCGGCCAGGCCGTCCTCGACGGCGCCGTGAACGGCACGCCCTACGACGGCTCCGGCGTCGGCGTTGCGGTCGTGGACTCCGGCCACGACGGCACCCACCCCGACCTGTCGGCCAACACCGCCAGCAACGTCAAGATCATCTTCCCCACCACCGCCGCCGTGCCCTTCCCCGACACCGACACCATCTCCGGTGGCGGCCACGGCACCCACGTGTCCGGCATCGTGATGGGCGACGGCAGCGCGTCCAACGGCCAGTACCACGGGGCCGCCCCGGGGGCCAGCCTGTACGGCATCTCCGCGGGTACCGCCATCAGCGTGCACAGCGCCCTCGGTGGGCTCGAGTGGGTCCTGGCCAACCACGACCAGGTCAGCCCCGCCATCAAGGTCGTCAACAACTCCTGGGGTTCCGCCGCGGGCGACTACAACCCCGGTGACGCGATCTCCATCGCCGTCGGCAACCTGATCGACGAGGGCGTGACCGTCGTGTTCGCCGCCGGCAACGACGGTGGCAACGGGTCGGCGCAGGCCACCAGCCCGACCTGTGTGGACCCGACCCCGGGCCTGATCTGCGTCGCCTCCTATGACGACCAGGGCACCGGCACCCGCACCGGCACCGTGTCGACGTTCTCCTCACGCGGTCGCAGCGGCCAGGTCAACACCTACCCCGATGTCTCCGCCCCCGGTACCGACATCACCTCCACCTGCCGCCTGACCCTGCCGATCTGCGCGACCGGCAGCCAGGTCTTCTCGCCGCTCAACACCTACTCGGTGCTGTCGGGCACGTCGATGGCGGCCCCGCACATCGCCGGCATCGCCGCGCAGCTGTACCAGGCCAACCCGGGCCTGACCCCGGCGCAGGTCGAGGACATCCTCGAGGACACCGCGCTGCAGTTCACCGACGGTGCCGCCTACGAGGCCGACCCGTCCAACCCCACGACCACCACCTCGGTGGACAAGGGCCACGGCCTGGTCGACGTCGTCGCCGCGGTCACCGAGGCGCTGGCCCGCTAG
- a CDS encoding SPFH domain-containing protein: MGLMDKLRGELVDIIEWLDDSRSTLAWRFPRYNNEIKNGAELIVREGQRAVFVYRGQLADSFMPGAYQLTTENLPILGTLQGWKHGFNSPFRSEVYFINTRPVTDLRWGTPQPITVRDPDFGMVQVRANGLCVVSIDEVDIFLREVIGTDSEVQADEISELLRRVISTAFSDMVLETGLGAIDLQGKQVELSGKLREYVQEKVDDEYGLGIDDITMNISLPDEITQAMTRGVAKGVETGGYVRNIGDINAYQQVASADAMQAAAANPGGGGGASDAMGLGLGLAMANQMAGQFGGQMGGQPAAAAPPPLPGAQSFHVDVGGQQAGPYTVPQLQQAAGQGQITGQTLVWSAGMAGWTPAAQVPALQALFAAPPPLPSAQTPPPVPSQPPAPPTPPPSDGDDEG; this comes from the coding sequence ATGGGCCTGATGGACAAGCTGCGCGGCGAACTCGTTGACATCATCGAGTGGCTCGACGACTCGCGCTCGACGCTGGCGTGGCGCTTTCCCCGCTACAACAACGAGATCAAGAACGGTGCGGAGCTGATCGTCCGCGAGGGCCAGCGGGCGGTGTTCGTCTATCGGGGCCAGCTGGCCGACTCGTTCATGCCGGGCGCCTACCAGCTGACCACGGAGAACCTGCCGATCCTGGGGACCCTGCAGGGCTGGAAGCACGGCTTCAACAGCCCGTTCCGCAGCGAGGTGTACTTCATCAACACCCGGCCGGTCACCGACCTGCGCTGGGGGACCCCGCAGCCGATCACGGTCCGCGACCCCGACTTCGGCATGGTCCAGGTACGGGCCAACGGCTTGTGCGTGGTCTCCATCGATGAGGTGGACATCTTCCTGCGCGAGGTCATCGGCACCGACTCCGAGGTCCAGGCCGACGAGATCTCCGAGCTGCTGCGTCGCGTCATCTCCACCGCCTTCTCCGACATGGTGCTGGAGACGGGCCTTGGCGCCATCGACCTGCAGGGCAAGCAGGTCGAGCTGTCGGGCAAGCTGCGCGAGTACGTGCAGGAGAAGGTCGACGACGAGTACGGCCTGGGCATCGACGACATCACGATGAACATCTCGTTGCCCGACGAGATCACCCAGGCGATGACGCGTGGTGTGGCCAAGGGTGTCGAGACGGGCGGGTACGTCCGCAACATCGGCGACATCAACGCCTACCAGCAGGTCGCCTCCGCCGACGCCATGCAGGCCGCGGCGGCCAACCCCGGCGGCGGTGGCGGCGCCTCCGACGCGATGGGTCTCGGCCTGGGACTTGCGATGGCCAACCAGATGGCCGGCCAGTTCGGCGGGCAGATGGGTGGCCAACCGGCAGCGGCAGCGCCCCCTCCCCTCCCGGGCGCACAGTCCTTCCACGTCGACGTCGGCGGGCAGCAGGCGGGCCCCTACACCGTCCCCCAGCTGCAGCAGGCGGCCGGACAGGGCCAGATCACCGGCCAGACCCTGGTGTGGTCGGCCGGCATGGCGGGCTGGACCCCTGCGGCCCAGGTGCCCGCCCTGCAGGCCCTGTTCGCCGCACCACCACCCCTGCCGAGCGCGCAGACCCCACCGCCGGTCCCCTCCCAGCCCCCCGCCCCGCCGACACCGCCGCCATCCGATGGTGACGACGAGGGCTGA